One stretch of Lemur catta isolate mLemCat1 chromosome 2, mLemCat1.pri, whole genome shotgun sequence DNA includes these proteins:
- the TPBG gene encoding trophoblast glycoprotein produces the protein MPGGCSRGPAAAAGDGRLRLARLALILLGWVSSSSPTSSASSSSTSSASFLASAVSAQPPLPSQCPQPCECSEAARTVKCVNRNLTEVPADLPPYVRNLFLTGNHLAVLPAGAFARRPPLAELAALNLSGSRLEEVRAGAFAHLPSLRQLDLSHNPLATLSPFAFSGSNASVSAPSTLVELILNHIVPPEDERQNQSFFERHNQSFEGMVASALRAGQALRALRRLDLASNHLLYLPRNVLAQLPSLTHLDLSNNSLVSLTYVSFRNLTHLESLHLEDNALKVLHNGTLGELQGLPHVRVFLDNNPWVCDCLMADMVAWLKETEIVQGKSRLTCAFPEKMRNRVLLQLNSADLDCDPVLPQSLQTSYVFLGIVLALIGAIFLLVLYLNRKGIKKWMHNIRDACRDHMEGYHYRYEINADPRLTNLSSNSDV, from the coding sequence ATGCCTGGGGGGTGCTCCcggggccccgccgccgccgccggagaCGGGCGGCTGCGGCTGGCGCGGCTGGCGCTGATCCTCCTGGGCTGGGTCTCCTcgtcctctcccacctcctcggcgtcctcctcctccacctcctcggCGTCGTTCCTGGCCTCCGCCGTGTCCGCCCAGCCCCCGCTGCCCAGCCAGTGCCCCCAGCCGTGCGAGTGCTCCGAGGCGGCGCGCACCGTCAAGTGCGTTAATCGCAATCTGACCGAGGTGCCCGCCGACCTGCCCCCCTACGTGCGCAACCTCTTCCTCACCGGCAACCACCTGGCCGTGCTGCCCGCCGGCGCCTTCGCCCGCCGGCCGCCGCTGGCGGAGCTGGCCGCGCTCAACCTCAGCGGCAGCCGCCTGGAGGAGGTGCGCGCCGGAGCCTTCGCGCATCTGCCCAGCCTGCGCCAGCTCGACCTCAGCCACAACCCCCTGGCCACCCTCAGCCCCTTCGCGTTTTCGGGCAGCAACGCCAGCGTCTCAGCCCCTAGCACCCTGGTGGAACTGATTCTGAACCACATCGTGCCTCCCGAGGACGAACGGCAGAACCAGAGCTTCTTCGAACGGCACAACCAGAGCTTCGAGGGCATGGTGGCCTCGGCCCTGCGGGCGGGTCAGGCGCTGCGTGCGCTCCGCCGCCTGGACCTCGCCAGCAACCACCTCCTCTACCTGCCCCGGAATGTGCTGGCCCAGCTGCCCAGCCTCACGCACCTGGACTTGAGTAACAACTCGCTGGTGAGCCTGACCTACGTGTCCTTCCGCAACCTGACACACCTAGAAAGCCTCCACCTGGAGGACAATGCCCTCAAGGTCCTTCACAACGGCACCCTGGGTGAATTGCAAGGCCTGCCCCACGTCAGGGTCTTCCTGGACAACAATCCCTGGGTCTGCGACTGCCTCATGGCGGACATGGTGGCCTGGCTCAAGGAGACAGAGATAGTGCAGGGCAAAAGCAGGCTCACCTGTGCATTCCCAGAAAAAATGAGGAATCGGGTCCTCTTGCAACTCAACAGCGCTGACCTGGACTGTGACCCGGTCCTTCCCCAATCCCTGCAGACTTCTTATGTCTTCCTGGGTATTGTCTTAGCCCTGATAGGCGCTATTTTCCTCCTGGTTTTGTATTTGAACCGCAAGGGGATAAAAAAGTGGATGCATAACATCAGAGATGCCTGCAGGGATCACATGGAAGGGTATCATTACAGATACGAAATCAATGCAGACCCCAGGTTAACAAACCTCAGTTCTAATTCGGATGTCTGA